The following proteins are encoded in a genomic region of Notolabrus celidotus isolate fNotCel1 chromosome 19, fNotCel1.pri, whole genome shotgun sequence:
- the LOC117830660 gene encoding low-density lipoprotein receptor-related protein 2-like isoform X3 → MDLRLFSFWVLLTSLTLSQDQVLGCNQGQWQCDDGNCIPDVWRCDGGGDCLDGSDEMDCTGSPECPTGQFSCMDSVGCVDLSARCDGQIQCPTGSDEENCKALEGCLESDWTCRNNICIPKELRCNGVNDCMDNSDEEDCGLCGEDSVRCPEGTCLSAEQRCDGTVQCSDGSDEPITCGRICSKNNGGCSHVCVDEAWGALCACPDGYKLSTNGAVCEDLDECAQPFAPCSHHCTNTIGSYYCHCREGFILNGNSTCVATGNAVRLLTVQRKSIGLLNVASQKFEVIQTLVLDPVALTFDVARGWYYWADNQGNIYKSDGKKKWTINTGEPGIKGLACDWLNGNLFWTNQKTETIYMQAADGKSYTTVLSKNIMPSELVLMPVESLMFWINGGPGDRVTIEKSWMDGSERSSLTVLTAQSAHGLTADVAARRLYWISDFKKSIETVKLDGTGRYSVTGLFNRRPALSLAAFESAFYMVDEKGLWKSPQNKPNQKIFIWKAALPMLSVYHQQQQPQGSSACTKTQCQLCQLTKSSPVGFICSCPNSKVLLLDGTCEYPRFLYATINAIYTLEFRGRESTKTQLFTTDDGILSFDVDWYRDWLYWANKTGHIQRTSLTQAKTEGVPTPLPACLIKVDQRRGNLYWVSCDQKSIGTTTANSRYPQQLYQTTKEIRDLYLDWLRGGLLWLEDDEILSMSMMGGKAKELLHLAAGEVKGNVAFDLRANTLLWNSKRAGLTAMSLLQERSHQAGRRWNISGSVIAAFEPFLLSNSDDVINLWDRRDGRPIQDMTVEGRVFGVIPALKGIKTVPNTPVCSEPSVLCRHTSICLAQTKLCDGQRDCPEGDDEDLCVTSCPSKDDFKCKDQRSCISTNLVCDGRSHCRDGSDEVDCPAVASPVARANVLKCRTGSVPCKDGTECVLYSHVCDGEKDCGDGSDEQGCDAKDQTTSPTNKRPPATKPPAPAVPACSSPSVLCPRSSVRICISPSQFCDGRKDCPDGSDEQTCVKRCPSKNDFRCKDRRSCISKSLVCDGRSHCNDGSDEVNCQNQAPPAAPANALKCRMGSRLCRDGTECVLFSHVCDGERDCRDGSDEDGCDAAEVAPAPASENLPLNRSPIPVQPSIEPPTQPPCTNPSVRCPGSDLCIKPSQFCDEKRDCPDGSDENCLKKCQYRTDFLCKDRRSCVSKKLMCDGRSHCNDGSDEVNCPSIAAPAARANNLKCRMGSKSCNDGTECVLFSHVCDGERDCRDGSDEQGCDNEDSGTTGPAENLPSNESPAAVQSFTEPPTQPPCSSPSVWCPGSSICINPTQFCDGKRDCPDGSDEKCVKRCPNKADFRCKDRRSCVSRRLVCDGRSHCHDGSDELDCPSVAVPAAQANALKCRMGSRLCKDGTECVLFSHICDGERDCRDGSDEDGCVVLKTTPATASEDLGSNESPVQPSIEPPNPPPCMSPSVLCASSFLCIKPSQFCDGKRDCPDGSDENCLKKCQYRSDFLCKDRLSCVSKKQVCDGRSHCKDGSDELNCQGAAPPPAARGNGLKCRMGSKPCYDGTECVLYSHVCDGERDCKDGSDEQGCQETCKQGEFQCSHGKMCIPVAQVCDGRSQCRDQSDELDCREQTKSCEFRCADGSRCIPNKFLCDGERDCPDGTDEVGCEPVSDAATTESPALTFASTCITPSVICPGSSLCISQNQLCDGKRDCSDGYDENNCIVQCKNPDDFLCSDRRACVPRKELCDGRSHCPDGSDERWCQSVDHAAPSSSVLSARSGPLKCRRDSKPCKDGLECVLYSHVCDGERDCKDGSDEEGCAALCKTDEFKCAHGNRCIPSEQVCDGRNNCQDRSDELDCSSLIEGCHHRCDNNTRCIPDTFLCDGERDCADGSDEEKCALVACAINQFRCTSGQCVSEALRCDGYADCSDRSDEIDCKRPPRCPVQLRCPNSHECLQKEWLCDGENDCKDGSDEKKCVAEPAKCREYQWQCGDGSQCIPQSWRCDGKVDCHNGKDEDKCSLRKCPPHLYQCGSGECLDPRLVCNSLTNCADSSDEGLGCAKHNCSSLSAPQCDHHCVSTPNGPRCFCAAGFVPHSSAGSCVDIDECNLTPYVCKHTCLNTRGSYICHCHSGFYLEPDNKSCKTKDEPLLLASVHSELLLLGVHSSTLRLLSSVSRPVFSLDYHWAQHRVYWLSPDFQSIRWADMSNTNKKGTLIKGVKSDFIAVDWVGRNLYWVDGLVGQILAVKLGDVTVRSQDFTVVLGEDLEQPSSLVLLPHKGLMLWSEIGSTPQIEQSGMDGSKRKVVISRGLIWPVSLAFDLLDNRVYWADEKMRCIGSASLDGENVKILQLAETPSPFSVTVFNDRVFWSDTKRRTIRSADKTTGKDQKVLLKRPGQPFGLKVMHVLSQPAIPNPCEQLHCSHLCLLAPQRGKSSASGIPAGRGPMAVCRCPKGLLLSKDKITCQLPMDSTFILLLSQTTVHQIHLRSMHRDGVALKKMPNGRDLALSGIHEASALDVSIQELSLYVADAGQGSVDVLKLSSSRSRQELTSSGRILKLKDDSVTTLAVDWVTSNLYWSSIQRPNLHVTSRHDGYTTSLLQGSLQGTTSIALHPPSGRLCYTAIALAGGKNPAEVNCAWMDGRSKALLWRKSSIPTSLVFSNQGTMIYWADSGEGVISSIGVDGSGYKQYKTGPGLLMSLTYVENVLLWVTLDKDVTRLWFSDGLQPNQLWFETKTSFMEIRGYSNDSQSGSNGCSDNNGGCDHLCLAYPGGRTCKCGRGYSAANATSCAPLLDCPAGQEPCFDGSKCVSSGKFCDGQLDCSDESDEQECPNPNSASFRPRQSATSSNSNAQKNSVLSVFKDSASCDVQRCNGHGSCVTEGKVSRCQCESGYKGEFCQDTGTGPSKVGVALGVFSLIAALMAAGFYYAKRRGWVSIGGRSMEKETLMANMGLPCEHYDSDSEELDSPVDVKNPPLALKSLQLR, encoded by the exons ATGGACCTACGCCTGTTCAGTTTTTGGGTTTTGCTGACAAGCCTGACCCTTTCCCAAG ATCAGGTTTTGGGATGCAATCAAGGCCAGTGGCAGTGTGATGATGGGAACTGTATCCCTGATGTGTGGAGATGTGACGGAGGAGGAGACTGTCTGGATGGATCGGATGAGATGGATTGCACTG GCTCTCCTGAATGTCCGACTGGTCAGTTTTCCTGTATGGATTCTGTTGGCTGTGTTGATTTGTCGGCCCGCTGTGATGGACAAATTCAGTGTCCCACCGGCTCTGATGAGGAGAACTGTAAAGCTCTTGAGGGCTGCTTGGAGTCTGACTGGACCTGTCGAAACAACATCTGTATTCCTAAGGAGCTGCGCTGCAACGGAGTGAATGACTGCATGGACAACTCTGACGAAGAGGACTGTG GTCTGTGTGGTGAGGACAGTGTTCGATGTCCAGAGGGGACATGCCTGTCTGCTGAACAGAGGTGTGATGGGACAGTCCAGTGCTCAGATGGAAGCGATGAGCCAATCACATGTG GTCGTATTTGCTCTAAGAACAACGGTGGCTGcagtcatgtgtgtgtggatgaagcTTGGGGAGCACTGTGTGCCTGTCCTGATGGATACAAGCTCTCTACTAACGGAGCAGTCTGTGAAG ATCTGGATGAATGTGCTCAACCGTTTGCTCCCTGTAGTCATCACTGCACTAATACCATTGGCTCCTACTATTGCCACTGCAGAGAAGGCTTCATACTAAATGGGAACTCCACATGTGTAGCTACAG GTAACGCTGTCAGATTGCTAACAGTACAGAGGAAATCTATCGGGCTGCTGAATGTGGCATCTCAAAAGTTTGAAGTTATCCAGACTCTAGTGCTTGACCCAGTGGCCTTAACTTTTGATGTTGCCCGAGGCTGGTACTACTGGGCTGACAACCAAGGCAACATTTATAAAAgtgatggaaagaaaaaatggACAATCAATACTG GGGAGCCTGGAATCAAGGGTCTTGCTTGTGATTGGCTGAATGGAAACCTGTTCTGGACCAATCAGAAGACGGAGACGATCTACATGCAGGCAGCTGATGGGAAAAGTTATACTACTGTGCTGAGCAAAAACATCATGCCATCAGAGTTGGTGCTTATGCCTGTGGAGAG CTTGATGTTCTGGATCAATGGCGGCCCCGGGGACAGAGTGACTATAGAGAAGTCGTGGATGGATGGGTCAGAAAGAAGCTCTCTAACTGTACTCACTGCTCAGTCTGCCCACGGCCTCACTGCTGACGTGGCTGCCAGGAGGCTTTACTGGATCAGTGACTTTAAGAAG TCAATAGAGACGGTGAAATTGGATGGAACTGGCCGTTACTCCGTCACAGGACTTTTCAACAGGAGGCCGGCTCTCAGCCTGGCTGCTTTTGAAAGTGCGTTCTACATGGTGGATGAGAAAGGACTGTGGAAATCTCCACAGAACAAGCCAAACCAGAAGATATTTATCTGGAAAGCAGCACTGCCAATGTTATCTGTTTACCATCAGCAACAGCAGCCCCAGG GTTCATCTGCATGTACCAAGACTCAATGCCAGCTCTGCCAGCTGACTAAAAGCAGCCCTGTTGGATTCATCTGCTCTTGTCCAAACTCTAAAGTACTCCTGCTAGATGGGACATGTGAAT ATCCAAGGTTTCTATATGCTACCATTAATGCCATTTACACGTTGGAGTTCAGAGGCAGAGAATCCACTAAAACCCAGCTTTTTACCACTGATGATGGCATTCTGTCATTTGATGTGGACTGGTACAGAGACTGGCTGTACTGGGCCAACAAAACTGGTCATATTCAACGCACCAGTCTAACCCAGGCCAAGACTGAGGGGGTCCCAACACCTTTGCCAG CTTGTCTTATAAAAGTAGACCAGAGGAGAGGGAACCTTTATTGGGTGTCATGTGACCAAAAAAGCATTGGCACCACAACAGCCAACAGTCGATACCCACAGCAGCTCTACCAAACAACCAAAGAGATCCGGGACCTGTATCTGGACTGGCTGAGGGGAGGCCTTCTGTGGCTTGAGGATGATGAAATCCTCTCCATGAGCATGATGGGGGGCAAAGCCAAAGAGCTGCTGCACCTAGCAGCAGGAGAAGTCAAGGGGAATGTCGCCTTCGACCTCAGGGCTAATACTTTGCTCTGGAActcaaaaagagcag GTTTGACAGCAATGAGCCTGCTGCAAGAAAGAAGCCACCAAGCAGGCAGAAGGTGGAACATATCAGGCTCAGTAATAGCTGCCTTCGAGCCCTTTTTGTTGTCCAATTCGGATGATGTCATCAATCTCTGGGACCGGCGTGATGGGAGGCCCATTCAGGACATGACTGTCGAAGGTCGCGTGTTTGGTGTAATCCCTGCACTGAAGGGAATCAAAACAG TGCCAAATACTCCAGTCTGCAGTGAACCCTCTGTGCTGTGCCGACATACGTCAATCTGTCTTGCACAAACCAAGCTGTGTGATGGGCAGAGAGACTGCCCTGAAGGAGATGATGAAGACCTTTGTGTGACTTCTTGTCCATCTAAAG ATGATTTCAAGTGCAAGGACCAGAGGAGTTGTATCTCCACGAATCTTGTTTGTGATGGCCGTTCTCATTGTCGCGATGGCTCAGATGAGGTTGACTGTCCTGCTGTAGCTTCACCTGTAGCTCGAGCAAACGTCCTGAAATGTCGGACAGGGTCAGTGCCATGTAAAGACGGCACAGAGTGTGTTTTATACAGCCACGTGTGCGATGGAGAAAAGGACTGTGGTGATGGATCAGATGAACAAGGATGTG ATGCCAAAGACCAGACCACTTCCCCAACAAACAAAAGGCCTCCTGCCACTAAACCTCCCGCTCCAGCTGTACCAGCCTGCAGCAGCCCTTCAGTGCTCTGTCCCCGCTCTTCAGTTCGCATCTGCATTTCTCCAAGCCAGTTTTGTGATGGACGTAAAGACTGCCCCGATGGCTCTGATGAACAGACCTGTGTGAAAAGATGTCCCTCAAAGA ATGACTTCCGCTGCAAAGACCGCCGGAGCTGCATATCCAAGAGCCTGGTCTGTGACGGTCGGTCTCATTGTAATGATGGCTCAGATGAGGTTAACTGTCAGAATcaagctcctcctgcagccccAGCAAATGCTCTGAAGTGTCGCATGGGCTCCAGACTGTGCAGAGATGGAACAGAATGTGTTCTCTTCAGTCACGTttgtgatggagagagggacTGTAGAGACGGATCAGATGAAGATGGATGTg ATGCTGCAGAGGTTGCTCCTGCTCCTGCCTCAGAAAATCTGCCTTTGAATAGATCACCTATACCTGTTCAACCCTCCATTGAGCCTCCCACCCAGCCGCCCTGCACTAACCCTTCAGTTCGATGTCCAGGATCTGATTTATGCATCAAACCATCGCAATTCTGTGATGAAAAAAGAGACTGCCCTGATGGATCTGATGAGAACTGTTTGAAAAAATGCCAATACAGGA ctgattttCTCTGCAAAGATCGTCGCAGCTGCGTCTCAAAGAAATTGATGTGTGATGGCCGCTCTCATTGCAATGATGGCTCAGATGAGGTCAATTGTCCTAGCatagctgctcctgctgctcgtGCAAATAACCTGAAGTGTCGCATGGGCTCAAAGTCATGTAATGACGGCACAGAATGTGTTCTCTTCAGCCAtgtgtgtgatggagagagggacTGTCGTGATGGATCAGATGAACAAGGATGCG ataATGAAGACTCTGGCACTACCGGTCCTGCAGAGAATCTTCCGTCAAATGAGTCTCCTGCTGCTGTCCAATCCTTTACTGAGCCCCCCACCCAGCCACCCTGTAGCAGCCCTTCAGTTTGGTGTCCAGGTTCCTCTATATGTATAAACCCAACACAGTTTTGTGATGGAAAAAGAGACTGCCCTGATGGATCTGATGAGAAGTGTGTCAAGAGATGCCCAAACAAAG CTGACTTCCGCTGCAAAGACCGTCGAAGCTGCGTCTCCAGGAGACTAGTCTGTGACGGCCGGTCTCATTGTCATGATGGCTCAGATGAGTTGGATTGTCCAAGTGTAGCTGTTCCTGCAGCTCAGGCAAATGCTCTGAAGTGTCGCATGGGCTCCAGACTGTGCAAAGATGGAACAGAATGTGTTCTCTTCAGTCACATttgtgatggagagagggacTGTCGTGATGGATCAGATGAAGACGGATGTG ttgttttaaagACTACCCCGGCCACCGCCTCTGAAGATCTGGGCTCAAATGAATCGCCTGTCCAACCTTCCATTGAGCCTCCCAATCCGCCACCCTGCATGAGCCCTTCAGTTCTCTGTGCATCATCATTTTTATGCATCAAACCTTCACAGTTTTGTGATGGAAAAAGAGACTGCCCTGATGGATCTGATGAGAACTGTCTGAAAAAATGCCAATACAGGA GTGATTTTCTCTGCAAGGACCGTCTGAGCTGCGTCTCAAAGAAACAAGTTTGTGATGGGCGCTCTCACTGCAAGGACGGCTCAGATGAGCTTAACTGTCAGGgtgcagctcctcctccagctgctcgcGGAAACGGCTTAAAGTGTCGCATGGGCTCAAAGCCATGTTACGACGGCACAGAGTGTGTTTTATACAGCCACgtgtgtgatggagagagagactgcAAGGATGGATCCGATGAACAAGGATGCCAAGAAACCTGCAAACAAG GTGAGTTTCAGTGCTCCCACGGCAAGATGTGCATCCCTGTGGCTCAGGTGTGTGATGGGAGGTCGCAGTGTCGGGACCAGTCCGATGAACTGGACTGCAGAGAACAAACCAAGAGCTGCGAGTTTCGCTGTGCAGACGGCAGCCGCTGCATCCCAAATAAATTCCtgtgtgatggagagagagactgcCCGGATGGTACTGATGAGGTCGGTTGTG AGCCTGTCAGTGATGCTGCTACAACAGAGTCTCCTGCTCTCACATTTGCATCAACATGCATCACTCCATCAGTTATCTGTCCCGGATCATCACTTTGTATCTCTCAAAATCAGCTGTGTGACGGAAAAAGAGACTGTTCTGATGGATACGATGAAAACAATTGTATTGTCCAGTGCAAAAATCCTG ATGACTTCTTGTGCAGCGACAGGAGGGCATGTGTCCCAAGGAAGGAACTGTGTGACGGTCGTTCCCACTGTCCTGATGGTTCAGATGAGAGGTGGTGTCAATCAGTAGATCATGCAGCTCCCT CCTCCAGTGTGCTCAGTGCCAGATCAGGCCCACTTAAGTGCCGCAGGGACTCCAAGCCTTGTAAAGACGGCCTGGAGTGTGTTCTGTACAGCCAtgtgtgtgatggagagagggactgcAAGGATGGATCAGATGAGGAGGGATGTGCAGCTTTGTGCAAAACAG ATGAGTTTAAGTGTGCTCATGGAAATAGATGCATCCCATCGGAGCAGGTTTGTGATGGACGGAACAACTGTCAGGACCGGTCTGATGAATTGGACTGTTCAAGTCTGATCGAGGGCTGCCATCACCGCTGTGATAACAACACCCGCTGTATACCAGACACCTTCCtttgtgatggagagagagactgtgCTGATGGGTCAGATGAAGAAAAGTGCG CTTTGGTTGCCTGTGCGATTAACCAGTTTCGCTGTACTAGcggtcagtgtgtgtctgaggcTTTGAGATGTGATGGTTATGCTGACTGCAGTGACCGCTCTGAtgagattgattgcaagagaccCCCGCGCTGCCCAGTGCAGCTGCGATGCCCAAACAGCCATGAGTGCTTACAGAAAGAATGGCTTTGTGATGGGGAGAATGACTGCAAAGATGGGTCAGATGAGAAG AAGTGTGTGGCAGAACCAGCTAAGTGCAGGGAATACCAGTGGCAGTGTGGAGATGGCAGTCAGTGCATCCCTCAGTCCTGGAGGTGTGACGGGAAGGTGGACTGTCATAACGGCAAGGATGAGGACAAAT GCAGCCTGAGGAAATGCCCCCCTCACCTCTACCAGTGTGGCAGTGGTGAGTGTTTGGACCCCCGCCTGGTGTGCAACAGCCTCACTAACTGTGCTGACAGTTCAGATGAGGGCCTTGGATGTGCCAAACACAACTGCTCCAGCTTATCTGCTCCTCAGTGTGACCACCACTGTGTCAGCACTCCAAATGGACCG AGGTGTTTCTGTGCTGCAGGTTTTGTACCACACTCCAGTGCTGGGTCATGTGTGGACATTGATGAATGCAATCTAACGCCATACGTATGCAAACACACCTGCCTGAACACCCGTGGGTCTTACATCTGTCACTGCCACTCAGGCTTCTACCTGGAGCCTGACAACAAAAGCTGCAAGACAAAAG ATGAGCCTCTGCTCCTGGCTTCAGTGCATTCAGAGCTGTTGCTGCTGGGAGTCCACAGCAGCACCTTGCGTCTTCTGTCCTCTGTCAGTCGGCCAGTCTTCTCACTGGATTATCACTGGGCTCAACATAGGGTTTACTGGCTGAGTCCAGACTTCCAGAGCATCCGCTGGGCTGACAtgtcaaatacaaacaaaaaagggaCACTTATCAAAG GAGTGAAGTCAGATTTCATCGCGGTGGACTGGGTTGGTAGAAACCTGTACTGGGTGGATGGGCTTGTAGGCCAGATTCTGGCAGTGAAGCTTGGTGATGTCACTGTGAGATCTCAGGACTTTACTGTGGTCCTGGGTGAAGATCTGGAGCAACCAAGCTCACTGGTCCTGCTGCCACACAAAGG GTTGATGCTTTGGTCTGAGATCGGCAGCACACCTCAGATCGAGCAGTCTGGGATGGACGGTTCAAAAAGGAAGGTGGTTATAAGCCGGGGCTTGATCTGGCCAGTCAGTTTGGCTTTTGACCTCCTGGACAACAGGGTGTACTGGGCCGATGAGAAGATGCGCTGCATTGGCTCGGCTTCTCTGGATGGAGAAAATGTCAAG ATCCTCCAGTTAGCTGAAACACCAAGCCCTTTCTCTGTGACCGTCTTCAATGACAGAGTTTTCTGGTCTGACACTAAAAGAAGGACCATCCGATCAGCTGACAAGACCACAGGCAAAGATCAGAAGGTTCTCCTGAAAAGACCAGGGCAGCCATTCGGACTGAAA gtgATGCATGTCCTGTCCCAACCAGCCATACCCAACCCATGTGAGCAGCTGCATTGCTCCCACCTCTGCCTTCTGGCCCCACAGAGAGGCAAGTCTTCAGCATCAGGAATTCCAGCAGGAAGGGGGCCTATGGCAGTTTGTCGCTGCCCTAAGGGGCTGCTACTTTCCAAAGACAAGATAACCTGCCAACTGCCCATGGACTCaactttcattcttcttttgtcTCAAACAACTGTCCATCAG ATTCACTTGCGCTCCATGCATCGCGATGGCGTTGCTTTGAAAAAAATGCCCAATGGTCGAGATCTAGCCCTGTCAGGGATACATGAGGCCTCAGCACTGGACGTGTCCATCCAGGAGCTTTCTCTTTATGTGGCTGACGCAGGCCAGGGATCTGTTGATGTGCTGAAACTAAGCAGCTCAAGGTCAAGACAGGAGCTGACATCCTCTGGGCGAATCCTCAAGCTGAAG GATGATTCAGTCACAACTCTGGCAGTTGACTGGGTGACCTCCAACCTTTATTGGAGCAGCATACAGAGACCAAACCTCCATGTGACCTCCCGTCATGATGGCTACACCACCTCCCTGCTGCAGGGATCACTACAG gGAACCACATCTATTGCACTGCATCCCCCATCAGGAAGACTGTGCTACACAGCAATAGCTTTGGCAGGCGGTAAGAACCCGGCGGAGGTGAACTGTGCCTGGATGGATGGCCGTAGCAAAGCATTGCTATGGAGGAAGTCTAGTATCCCCACATCTCTGGTCTTTTCTAATCAAGGAACAATGATCTACTGGGCTGATTCGG GTGAAGGAGTAATCAGCTCAATTGGAGTGGATGGATCAGGATATAAACAGTACAAAACAGGGCCAGGTCTTCTCATGTCTTTGACATATGTAGAGAATGTCCTCCTCTGGGTCACCCTGGACAAAG ATGTAACCAGACTGTGGTTCAGTGATGGTCTTCAGCCTAACCAACTGTGGTTTGAGACAAAGACGAGCTTTATGGAGATCAGAGGCTACAGCAACGACAGTCAGTCTG GCAGTAACGGCTGCTCCGACAACAACGGCGGATGTGATCACTTGTGCCTGGCCTATCCTGGGGGTCGGACATGTAAATGTGGGCGGGGCTACTCCGCTGCCAATGCCACTTCCTGTGCACCGCTCTTGGACTGCCCCGCTGGTCAAGAGCCCTGCTTTGACGGCAGCAAGTGTGTCAGCAGCGGCAAGTTCTGTGACGGACAGTTGGACTGTTCTGACGAGTCGGATGAACAGGAGT GTCCAAACCCAAATTCAGCCTCTTTCCGCCCTCGCCAGTCAGCCACCTCCTCCAACTCAAATGCACAAAAGAACTCTGTGCTTTCAGTTTTCAAAGACTCTGCGTCCTGTGATGTCCAGCGCTGCAACGGTCACGGCAGCTGTGTCACAGAGGGCAAAGTCTCTCGCTGCCAGTGTGAGTCTGGTTACAAGGGAGAGTTCTGTCAGGACACAGGGACTGGACCAAGCAAAGTGGGTGTGGCTCTAGGTGTCTTCTCCCTCATCGCTGCACTGATGGCTGCTGGCTTTTATTATGCTAAGAG GAGAGGCTGGGTTTCAATCGGAGGCAGATCCATGGAAAAAGAAACTCTGATGGCTAACATGGGCCTGCCCTGTGAACACTACGACTCAGACTCTGAG GAGCTGGACTCCCCGGTTGATGTGAAGAATCCTCCACTAGCTTTAAAGTCACTGCAGCTGAGGTAG